Part of the Tumebacillus sp. BK434 genome is shown below.
CATCAAACAGGTGGATCTGGTGCACGAGCACCGCCACTTCATCGCCGATCTGCAGCGGGCTTTTTTCGAACGAATGGTGGGCGAGCAGGCGCTGCGGTCCGACTTCCACCTCGACCTGCCAGACGTTGCCGCGGAACTGGACACTTTTCACTTCGCCTTTCGCAGCGGCATGGGGGTAGGCGATCTCCTGCTCGCGGCCGAGCTCGATCGACTCGGGGCGGATGAAGACCTGGTGGCTGCCTTGCAAGTTGGCGGCGGCGCGTTCGAATCCTTTCAGCGCCCGCACATCCTGCACCGCCATCGAATCGCCGATAAAGCGGGCGACAAACGGCGTGGCCGGATGCTTGTAGACCTCCCACGGTGTGCCTTTTTGCTCCAGGCGGCCTTTGCTTACGATCATGATCTCGTCAGCGACTTCGACCGCCTCTTCCTGGTCGTGGGTGACAAAAATCGAAGTGACGCCGAGCTGCCGAATCATCTCTTTCAGCCATTGGCGCAGTTCTTTGCGTACTTTCGCGTCGATCGCCGCAAACGGCTCATCGAGCAGGAGCAGCTGTGGAGCGGGGGCGAGAGCGCGGGCAAAGGCGACGCGCTGGCGCTGCCCGCCGGACAGCTGGTGCGGGAAGCGGCTGCCGAGTCCGCTCAAGCCGGTCAGCTCCAGCAGATGCTGCACGCGGTCGCGCATCTCCCGCTTGCCTTTCTTCTGCACGGCCAGCCCGAATGCGATGTTGTCAAAAATGTCCATGTGCTTAAACAGCGCGTAGTTCTGAAACACGAAGCCGATGCCGCGCTCCTGCGGCGGCAGGTGGTTGACCGGCGCGCCTTCGAAGCGGATTTCGCCGGACGTCGGCGCCTCAAGGCCTGCGAGCATGCGCAAAATCGTCGTTTTGCCGCCGCCGCTCGGACCGAGCAGCCCAATCAGCTGGCCGGAACCGATGGTGAACGACACGTCGTCCACCGCGTGGAACGCGCCAAACTGCTTGCTGAGATTACGTGCCTGAATCTGCATGGAAGATCCCTTCCTTTCGATGTTTCGC
Proteins encoded:
- a CDS encoding ABC transporter ATP-binding protein — encoded protein: MQIQARNLSKQFGAFHAVDDVSFTIGSGQLIGLLGPSGGGKTTILRMLAGLEAPTSGEIRFEGAPVNHLPPQERGIGFVFQNYALFKHMDIFDNIAFGLAVQKKGKREMRDRVQHLLELTGLSGLGSRFPHQLSGGQRQRVAFARALAPAPQLLLLDEPFAAIDAKVRKELRQWLKEMIRQLGVTSIFVTHDQEEAVEVADEIMIVSKGRLEQKGTPWEVYKHPATPFVARFIGDSMAVQDVRALKGFERAAANLQGSHQVFIRPESIELGREQEIAYPHAAAKGEVKSVQFRGNVWQVEVEVGPQRLLAHHSFEKSPLQIGDEVAVLVHQIHLFDERATLLVENELKGSDSRWQQRSFG